A genomic region of Leptospira barantonii contains the following coding sequences:
- a CDS encoding FAD-dependent oxidoreductase, producing MSGRVYEWKNLGDSRTVKADVVIVGTGCGGATLAYELSKNGKKVVMIEEGGYYHTGTFDNHELNMAGKVSAERNMATDATGTINLVCGKNVGGASVHYWADSYRTPDDRLNLWKETYGVHGHSPEDLNPYWKELDETLNVHPAKEEYHNKMNQLVRKACKSLGWEGNPVPQARKNCQKSGHCMQGCMFGAKQSQLVTHIPKAMALGADIYADCKAVRLELKGDRVEYLEAVMIDRPSGKESEISLKFEAPVFAIAAGGFGSSTFLLRNGWKKKLPALGEHLAINPSPFVHAFYDEPIVQWRNIPSAFGVEQFRLARYRDDGSYIEGGFLIMANQLQPGSLAALIPGFGAEHREIMKRLPHVGGTIGWIDDVPSELGNISVSSSGKRTVTYNFGKLTKEFLKDCIRKQVQLNFKAGAKWILLPDLKRTKLISEKEIDKVDRLELSPASMMMAAPHPAGGCRMGQDPSRSVVDWKHKVHGLKNLYVSDSSVFPTGVSVDPSYTIMAFSKQAAKFILESES from the coding sequence ATGAGCGGTCGCGTCTACGAATGGAAGAATCTCGGAGATTCCAGAACCGTAAAGGCGGACGTGGTCATCGTAGGAACGGGTTGCGGAGGCGCGACTCTCGCTTATGAACTTTCCAAAAACGGAAAGAAGGTCGTAATGATCGAAGAAGGCGGTTACTATCATACCGGAACCTTCGACAATCACGAACTCAATATGGCCGGCAAGGTTTCAGCCGAAAGAAACATGGCGACTGACGCGACCGGTACGATCAATCTCGTATGCGGAAAAAACGTAGGCGGCGCTTCGGTTCACTACTGGGCCGATAGTTATAGAACTCCCGATGACAGACTCAATCTCTGGAAGGAAACATACGGAGTTCACGGACATTCTCCCGAGGACTTAAATCCATATTGGAAAGAATTGGACGAAACGTTAAACGTTCATCCGGCTAAAGAAGAATATCATAATAAAATGAATCAGCTTGTGAGAAAGGCGTGCAAGTCCCTCGGTTGGGAAGGCAATCCGGTCCCTCAGGCAAGGAAGAATTGTCAGAAGTCAGGGCATTGTATGCAAGGATGTATGTTCGGTGCGAAACAAAGTCAGCTTGTGACTCATATTCCGAAAGCGATGGCGTTAGGCGCCGATATCTACGCTGATTGTAAAGCGGTTCGTCTCGAACTCAAAGGAGATCGTGTCGAATATTTGGAAGCGGTTATGATCGATCGTCCTTCTGGAAAAGAATCCGAAATCTCTTTAAAATTCGAAGCACCTGTGTTCGCGATCGCCGCGGGCGGATTCGGTAGTTCCACATTCTTATTAAGAAACGGATGGAAGAAAAAACTTCCGGCTCTCGGAGAACATCTCGCGATCAATCCTTCTCCGTTCGTTCACGCGTTTTACGACGAACCGATCGTTCAATGGAGAAATATTCCTTCCGCATTCGGAGTGGAACAATTTCGTTTAGCTCGTTATCGAGACGACGGAAGTTATATCGAAGGCGGCTTTTTAATCATGGCCAATCAATTGCAACCGGGAAGTCTTGCGGCCTTGATCCCCGGCTTCGGTGCGGAACACAGGGAAATCATGAAACGGCTTCCGCATGTCGGAGGTACGATCGGATGGATCGACGACGTTCCTTCCGAACTCGGAAATATTTCCGTAAGTTCTTCGGGGAAACGTACGGTAACGTATAACTTCGGTAAGTTGACGAAAGAATTTCTGAAGGATTGTATCCGCAAACAGGTTCAACTGAACTTTAAGGCGGGAGCCAAGTGGATTCTTTTACCCGATCTAAAACGAACAAAACTTATTTCCGAAAAGGAAATCGATAAAGTGGATCGTCTCGAACTCAGTCCCGCATCTATGATGATGGCCGCCCCTCATCCGGCCGGCGGTTGTAGAATGGGACAGGATCCTTCCAGATCGGTTGTAGATTGGAAACATAAGGTCCACGGTTTAAAGAATTTATACGTTTCCGATTCGAGCGTGTTTCCGACCGGAGTATCGGTCGATCCGAGTTACACGATCATGGCTTTCAGCAAACAGGCGGCGAAATTCATTCTCGAAAGCGAATCGTAA
- a CDS encoding DUF2905 domain-containing protein — MENFAKPFLILGVLFLLIGLFFLYGSKFPFLDNLGKLPGDIRIERENFRFYFPLTTSILISVLISLILFLIQKFKSGSP, encoded by the coding sequence ATGGAAAACTTCGCCAAACCCTTTCTGATTTTGGGTGTTTTGTTCTTATTGATCGGTTTATTTTTTCTTTACGGAAGTAAGTTTCCTTTTCTCGATAATTTAGGCAAACTTCCGGGAGATATTCGAATTGAAAGGGAAAATTTCAGATTCTACTTCCCGTTAACGACTTCGATTTTAATCAGCGTTCTCATTTCATTGATCCTTTTTCTAATTCAGAAATTTAAAAGCGGTTCTCCATGA
- a CDS encoding pyridoxal phosphate-dependent aminotransferase: MKESHSFSSRFSFQDGENEFSAILSEYKKNGIHYHDLTVSNPTKAGFQYPTEAIRHSFETADLITYNPDPQGNIEARKRISDYYRSKGLEIDPKDLFLTSSSSEAYSYLFKLFCNPGDSILIPAPGYPLFEFLSVMEGLEAVSYFTKKENGWKLKESDLPRKDLETSKLILVVSPNNPTGSILTESDFNSLKETFKKYNLPIIIDEVFSDYVYGEESHKTLIDSEIPVITVNGLSKILGLPGMKLSWILLSGPEVWKQKAKEYLELISDTYLSVNTPVQNILSDLLEWKNLIQSQILKRIQRNLFFLRTVFNEPNIVSKIDCDFPNAGWYCVLESETFYPEETFSLSLLKEKKVYVHPGEMFGFPERKNTGTIVLSLLTEPEEFESGVKSILDFLNLLDEE, encoded by the coding sequence ATGAAAGAATCCCATTCTTTCAGTTCCCGTTTTTCGTTTCAGGACGGCGAAAACGAATTCTCCGCAATCTTATCCGAATATAAGAAAAATGGAATTCATTATCACGATCTCACCGTTTCCAATCCGACCAAGGCGGGATTTCAATATCCCACGGAAGCGATCCGTCACAGCTTTGAAACCGCCGATCTAATTACATACAATCCCGATCCTCAAGGAAACATAGAAGCGCGTAAAAGAATCTCCGATTACTATCGTTCCAAGGGATTGGAGATCGATCCGAAAGATTTGTTTTTAACCTCTTCCTCTTCGGAAGCATATTCGTATTTGTTTAAGTTATTTTGTAATCCGGGAGATTCCATTCTGATCCCCGCGCCGGGTTATCCGTTGTTCGAATTTCTCTCGGTGATGGAAGGCCTTGAAGCCGTTTCTTATTTTACTAAAAAAGAAAACGGATGGAAACTGAAAGAATCCGATCTTCCTCGGAAAGACTTAGAAACGTCGAAGTTGATCCTCGTGGTCAGCCCGAACAACCCGACCGGCTCGATCCTAACCGAATCCGATTTTAATTCCTTAAAAGAAACATTCAAAAAATATAATTTACCGATCATCATCGACGAAGTCTTTTCGGATTACGTCTACGGAGAAGAATCTCACAAAACACTGATCGATTCCGAGATTCCGGTGATCACCGTAAACGGGCTTTCGAAAATTCTCGGATTACCCGGAATGAAACTATCCTGGATTCTTCTCAGCGGACCCGAGGTTTGGAAACAAAAAGCAAAAGAATATCTCGAATTGATCTCCGATACGTATTTATCCGTGAATACTCCGGTTCAGAACATCCTTTCCGATTTGTTGGAATGGAAAAATCTCATCCAGTCCCAGATCTTAAAACGGATTCAAAGAAATCTTTTCTTTTTAAGAACCGTATTCAACGAACCGAATATCGTTTCCAAGATCGATTGTGATTTTCCGAATGCGGGGTGGTACTGCGTATTGGAAAGCGAAACGTTTTATCCCGAGGAAACGTTCTCCCTAAGTTTACTCAAAGAGAAAAAAGTTTACGTTCATCCCGGTGAAATGTTCGGCTTTCCGGAAAGAAAAAATACAGGAACGATCGTTTTGAGCTTATTGACCGAACCCGAGGAATTCGAATCCGGAGTAAAAAGTATTTTAGATTTTTTGAATCTATTGGACGAAGAATAG
- a CDS encoding M14 family zinc carboxypeptidase: MLRGYKRLNRYDKKILKILKLGGKLASLSQIGFSRKTSEGFRFPLHSLKIGTEKGLREHPVGIVAGVHGLETIGILILLDFLEYILHPDSAGYLPELKKGKLGIVVLPIVNPGGVVLKQRSNPAGVDLMRNSGIDAVKALPFFGGQKISKRLPYFRGNGLEPESRALFRLVQESFFNVEDAIIPVLDLHSGFGTIDNVWWPYAYTKESCPDHSLYEKIGDHLKTHCGHIHFQYGPQSEIYTTHGDLWDRFYDHYRNFHGENSTNWNSKMLPLTLEVGTWSDIKEDPSKLFRKRGIFNPASFNKIETVGRYRGFLRDFVRLGLTKPKDWL; the protein is encoded by the coding sequence ATGTTACGGGGTTATAAAAGACTCAACCGATACGACAAAAAGATCCTGAAGATCTTGAAGCTGGGAGGCAAACTTGCTTCTCTCAGTCAGATCGGATTTTCCAGAAAGACTTCGGAAGGTTTTCGTTTTCCTCTTCATTCTTTAAAGATCGGAACGGAAAAAGGTTTAAGGGAACATCCAGTCGGAATCGTAGCGGGTGTTCACGGATTGGAAACAATCGGTATTCTGATCCTTTTGGATTTTTTGGAATACATTCTCCATCCGGATTCGGCGGGCTACTTACCTGAATTAAAAAAAGGTAAATTAGGAATTGTTGTTTTACCGATCGTAAATCCCGGCGGAGTCGTTTTAAAACAGAGATCCAATCCTGCGGGTGTCGACTTAATGAGAAACTCGGGGATCGACGCGGTGAAAGCGCTTCCGTTCTTCGGCGGTCAAAAAATTTCCAAACGTCTTCCGTATTTTCGCGGAAACGGATTGGAACCGGAATCGCGCGCGTTGTTTCGCCTTGTCCAAGAATCTTTTTTCAACGTGGAAGACGCGATCATTCCCGTTCTGGATTTACATTCCGGTTTTGGAACGATCGACAACGTTTGGTGGCCTTACGCATACACGAAAGAATCCTGTCCCGATCATTCTCTCTATGAAAAAATCGGGGATCACTTAAAAACTCACTGCGGGCACATTCATTTTCAATACGGTCCTCAAAGCGAAATCTATACGACTCACGGAGATCTCTGGGATCGTTTCTACGATCACTATAGAAATTTTCATGGGGAGAATTCAACGAATTGGAATTCCAAAATGTTGCCCTTAACTTTGGAAGTCGGAACCTGGTCCGATATCAAGGAAGATCCTTCCAAGTTGTTTCGCAAACGCGGAATTTTCAATCCCGCCTCGTTTAACAAAATCGAAACAGTGGGAAGATACAGAGGATTCTTGAGAGACTTCGTCCGTTTGGGACTTACAAAACCGAAAGACTGGCTTTAA
- a CDS encoding LA_2478/LA_2722/LA_4182 family protein, whose protein sequence is MKQKKLNLLFVTFGIFFFLNFIDCKKASAPQGIQDDVWREESSELVSSYCQKLATCAEKKSGELKDSSKTLIQERLNPANCAEKFRKSNAYLLANENPDTIKKAVRGCFKTVAEETCEKIETGVLKLSEDCNQLQTIQAKR, encoded by the coding sequence ATGAAACAAAAAAAGTTAAATCTACTATTTGTTACTTTTGGAATATTCTTTTTTTTGAATTTTATAGATTGTAAAAAAGCGTCCGCGCCGCAGGGAATTCAAGACGATGTTTGGAGGGAAGAATCTTCGGAACTCGTTTCCTCTTATTGTCAAAAACTCGCGACGTGCGCCGAAAAAAAATCCGGCGAGTTAAAAGATTCTTCCAAAACATTGATTCAAGAACGATTGAACCCGGCCAACTGCGCTGAGAAGTTCCGTAAATCGAACGCTTATTTGCTCGCAAACGAAAATCCGGATACGATCAAAAAGGCGGTCCGCGGTTGTTTTAAAACCGTGGCAGAGGAAACCTGCGAAAAAATCGAAACCGGTGTTCTGAAACTTTCCGAAGATTGCAATCAATTGCAGACGATTCAGGCGAAACGTTAA
- a CDS encoding flagellar motor protein MotB yields MSRLRRQLLERGRRKDESHENRERWLLTYADMITLLLGLFIIMYSISQVDQAKLKQVADVIRGGFGLGESFFQGSTVTIEDDPLLQPRTQLYRFWERVSYALKRLKEKAKLNIGIQETEEIKIVLFGSSLGEGQFQPDEDMIFAFQKISEMSSAMDVDIVLKVQIPYGNEAAQKGFRNAWEYNAYRAELIAGSLSKNYKIPKERISIEASSSYKPTETAVSTPEGKASGERVEIFIRKKSEH; encoded by the coding sequence ATGAGTCGTCTTCGAAGACAACTTCTGGAAAGAGGTCGCCGTAAGGACGAATCTCACGAAAACAGAGAGCGTTGGCTTTTGACTTATGCGGATATGATCACCCTTCTTTTGGGTTTGTTCATCATTATGTATTCCATTTCGCAAGTGGATCAAGCGAAGTTGAAACAGGTCGCCGACGTCATTCGAGGCGGTTTCGGTTTGGGAGAATCTTTCTTTCAAGGAAGTACGGTCACCATCGAAGACGATCCTCTGCTTCAACCTAGAACTCAACTTTACCGTTTTTGGGAACGCGTTAGTTACGCTTTAAAACGTCTGAAGGAAAAAGCAAAGTTAAACATAGGCATTCAGGAAACCGAGGAAATCAAAATCGTTCTTTTCGGTTCTTCCTTGGGAGAAGGTCAGTTTCAGCCCGACGAGGATATGATCTTCGCCTTTCAAAAAATTTCGGAAATGTCTTCTGCGATGGATGTGGACATCGTCTTGAAGGTACAGATTCCGTATGGAAACGAAGCCGCACAAAAAGGTTTTAGAAACGCTTGGGAATACAACGCGTATCGCGCCGAACTCATTGCGGGTTCCTTATCGAAGAATTATAAAATTCCCAAAGAAAGGATTTCAATCGAAGCCTCCAGTTCTTATAAACCTACGGAAACCGCGGTCTCCACACCGGAAGGAAAAGCCTCCGGAGAAAGAGTGGAAATATTCATTCGCAAAAAATCGGAACATTGA
- a CDS encoding FFLEELY motif protein, which yields MSDLAGKKLKAAKAEVVRAQVERFRVFYASYFHLEETIPMVEYFFEKIYNLEGREVWLQLAMDTYQKVKGMMKESSRENIEYLIELNNLTEEMDTILAKNLVDSGWDGKRLSREEYDFHYGQMGHYKERTRQLEIVLRNLKVFYELAHKPISAYLIKPARFMASLLGVSALFQSVEEAYNATLPVSSNIFNSFYEEVEKRETEYIHSLLGENRKEA from the coding sequence ATGAGCGATCTCGCGGGTAAAAAACTAAAAGCGGCAAAAGCGGAAGTCGTTCGCGCACAGGTCGAACGGTTTCGGGTTTTTTACGCGAGCTACTTTCATTTGGAAGAAACGATTCCCATGGTGGAATATTTTTTCGAAAAGATTTACAATCTCGAAGGTAGAGAAGTTTGGCTTCAACTTGCGATGGACACGTATCAAAAAGTGAAAGGTATGATGAAGGAAAGTTCGAGAGAAAACATCGAATACCTCATCGAGCTTAACAATCTCACCGAAGAGATGGATACGATTCTCGCCAAAAATCTCGTCGATTCCGGTTGGGACGGCAAACGTCTCAGCAGAGAAGAATATGATTTTCATTACGGTCAAATGGGTCATTACAAGGAAAGAACGAGACAATTGGAAATCGTTCTGAGAAATCTGAAGGTTTTTTACGAACTCGCTCACAAACCTATCAGCGCATATTTAATCAAACCCGCGCGTTTTATGGCTTCTCTTTTGGGAGTGTCCGCGTTGTTTCAAAGCGTGGAAGAGGCGTATAACGCGACGCTTCCCGTTTCTTCAAACATATTCAATTCTTTTTATGAAGAAGTGGAAAAACGCGAAACCGAATACATCCATTCCTTACTCGGGGAGAATCGGAAGGAAGCATGA
- a CDS encoding LIC13341 family surface-exposed protein, which yields MNPFSFRFLKILFSLIVLLLSVGCSSKTPSDSQIVELLFSAADKKNPDVLLKKVGNLDEDPELESFALVRNGTEEVLGVFKKKGGEWSLLGKFSFSLLNIGPLHYDAGKSSWLPGEAESDKQTKEAGYVVKRILMEELPGDGFNTLFLEVLSEEPPLGLFSVPYAIRKGQKILDGLLSLKDHEFLIKSKRIDFDYNKTEKNITIFPSNRSYAQNFIFNGWEMVPDIPRVAVPSLLSLEAPKEWKKGIANEAILWFKNRGSYAGVTYLSLSFPDGGKVIVDTTKEGQRFYSPGSNVFSSAGKYVNSSVPLVEITKEGWGRNHKYGIRFSLTPDKDGTPHVLFRSSTRMGREVINLPNQFGSIQKQTDQQGFVSYKLELVSKQE from the coding sequence ATGAATCCATTCTCATTTCGTTTTCTGAAAATTCTATTCAGCCTAATCGTACTTTTACTCTCAGTCGGTTGTTCTTCCAAGACGCCTTCCGATTCTCAAATCGTGGAACTTCTATTTTCCGCGGCCGATAAAAAGAATCCCGATGTCTTATTAAAAAAAGTCGGAAACTTGGACGAGGATCCCGAACTCGAATCTTTCGCTCTGGTCCGGAACGGAACCGAAGAAGTTCTCGGAGTTTTTAAAAAGAAAGGGGGAGAATGGTCTCTGCTCGGTAAATTCTCCTTTTCGTTATTGAACATAGGTCCTCTTCATTACGACGCGGGCAAATCCTCTTGGCTTCCCGGAGAAGCGGAATCGGATAAACAGACCAAGGAAGCCGGTTACGTAGTTAAGAGAATCCTAATGGAAGAACTTCCCGGAGACGGATTCAACACCTTGTTTTTGGAAGTGTTGAGCGAAGAACCTCCGCTCGGTCTTTTTTCTGTTCCTTACGCGATCCGAAAAGGCCAAAAGATTTTGGACGGTCTTCTTTCATTAAAAGATCATGAATTTCTAATTAAGTCTAAACGAATCGATTTTGATTACAACAAAACCGAAAAGAACATCACCATCTTTCCGTCCAATCGAAGTTACGCTCAGAATTTTATCTTCAACGGATGGGAAATGGTTCCCGATATACCGAGGGTGGCCGTACCTTCTCTTCTTTCTTTGGAAGCTCCTAAAGAATGGAAAAAGGGCATCGCAAACGAAGCGATTCTTTGGTTTAAGAACAGAGGTTCTTATGCGGGTGTGACCTATCTTTCTCTTTCGTTTCCGGACGGAGGCAAGGTGATCGTCGACACGACCAAGGAAGGACAAAGATTTTATTCTCCCGGTTCGAACGTTTTTTCCTCCGCGGGTAAATACGTCAATTCTTCCGTTCCACTTGTTGAAATCACGAAAGAGGGTTGGGGAAGAAATCATAAATACGGAATTCGATTCTCCTTAACTCCGGATAAGGACGGAACTCCGCACGTGTTGTTTCGTTCTTCCACGAGAATGGGAAGGGAAGTCATCAATCTTCCGAATCAGTTCGGATCGATTCAAAAACAAACCGATCAACAAGGTTTTGTTTCCTATAAATTGGAATTGGTTTCTAAACAAGAATGA
- a CDS encoding ferritin-like domain-containing protein, translated as MTLNEFARQVLLGPSLEDKLFIPIIPPVDVVSLEFSDIPSLPIREKKIQTSEHKSKIPRLEQLFNEENRYVTLHHFANHELMAIELFAWAILKFQDAPPSVRFGLYRTLLEEQTHLRMYLSEMKKGGMELGDRPLNSIFWKQVPRMQTLEKFYAVMAISFEGANLDFSKIYTMAFERFGDTEKAGIMQKVYDDEVKHVRRGYHYIKKRIPDSSSEWDHYLSLIEFPFTPRRAKGYHYFPETRIQAGFSEEFVTELERYEDEFTGRVNSRILKEVLDLN; from the coding sequence ATGACCCTCAACGAGTTCGCCAGACAGGTGCTTCTCGGCCCGAGCCTCGAAGATAAATTATTCATACCCATCATTCCGCCCGTAGACGTTGTTTCATTAGAATTTTCTGATATTCCTTCCTTGCCGATTCGGGAGAAAAAAATCCAAACCTCCGAACACAAAAGCAAGATCCCGAGACTCGAACAACTATTCAACGAGGAGAATCGTTACGTCACTCTCCATCATTTTGCGAATCACGAGTTGATGGCCATCGAACTTTTCGCTTGGGCGATTCTTAAATTTCAAGATGCGCCTCCTTCGGTGCGGTTCGGTTTGTATCGAACCCTTCTCGAAGAACAAACCCACCTGAGAATGTATCTTTCCGAAATGAAAAAGGGAGGAATGGAACTCGGGGATCGTCCTCTCAATTCCATCTTCTGGAAACAGGTCCCGAGAATGCAAACCCTCGAAAAGTTTTACGCGGTGATGGCGATTTCTTTCGAAGGCGCCAATCTGGATTTTTCAAAAATTTATACGATGGCGTTTGAACGTTTCGGAGATACGGAAAAAGCTGGGATCATGCAAAAGGTTTACGACGACGAGGTCAAACACGTGCGTCGCGGTTATCACTATATCAAAAAACGAATTCCCGATTCGAGTAGCGAATGGGATCACTATCTTTCCTTGATCGAGTTCCCGTTTACACCGAGAAGAGCCAAAGGTTATCATTACTTTCCCGAAACCAGGATTCAGGCCGGATTTTCCGAGGAATTTGTAACCGAATTGGAACGATACGAAGACGAATTCACCGGAAGAGTAAATTCTCGGATCTTAAAGGAAGTCTTGGATCTAAATTAG
- a CDS encoding ATP-binding protein, translating to MRDSEDSLLVKHNGGSYVMFLPTDLTSIKELRVALRKSLSENCFSSKDILNIELAADEAITNSISANVKVSSDETIICRWVIKDCKFTMWIMDYGSGLKSEKLECIPADVRVSNLKDYLTCVKNHQEKKSEILPWKGSQVPHRNIGRGLQIIQSLMDTFKIMYHCGEGKISSNPDEKNIQGSIIELSFDASKHTA from the coding sequence ATGAGAGATTCCGAAGATTCATTACTGGTTAAACACAACGGGGGATCGTACGTTATGTTTCTCCCTACAGATTTAACCAGTATCAAAGAGCTCCGAGTCGCGCTTAGAAAATCCCTGTCGGAAAACTGTTTTTCATCCAAAGACATTCTCAATATCGAATTAGCCGCGGACGAGGCGATTACCAACTCGATTTCGGCTAACGTGAAAGTCAGCTCCGACGAAACGATCATCTGTCGTTGGGTCATTAAAGATTGTAAATTCACGATGTGGATCATGGACTACGGTTCCGGACTCAAATCCGAAAAGTTAGAATGTATCCCCGCCGACGTTCGAGTTTCCAATCTCAAAGACTATCTCACCTGCGTTAAAAACCATCAAGAAAAGAAATCCGAAATTCTTCCCTGGAAAGGATCACAGGTCCCTCATAGAAATATCGGAAGAGGACTTCAAATCATTCAATCCTTGATGGATACGTTTAAGATCATGTATCATTGCGGAGAAGGTAAGATCTCCTCGAACCCGGACGAAAAAAACATTCAGGGTTCCATCATCGAACTCAGTTTCGACGCATCCAAACATACAGCTTAA
- the gltX gene encoding glutamate--tRNA ligase: protein MNQSKEVRTRFAPSPSGFLHVGGARTALFNYLYAKSQGGKFILRIEDTDQNRSTEDSFKIILESLKWLGVDWDEGPEAGGEFGPYIQSQRLGIYKEYTEKLLKEKKAYRCFCTQEELEAKKKQAEAMGVPYVYDGLHANMSDEEVEEKLKQGTPYSVRFKTPAKTLIINDIIQGKVKFETKLIGDFIIVKSDGFPSYNYAVVVDDALMKITHVIRGVGHLSNTPRQILLYEALGYEVPEFAHASEIVGMDGKKLSKRAGATSILAFRDLGYLPETFRNYMALLGWTSSDGREFLPGEELERIFDVHRCSKSPSTFDVFKKPKTEDEVVTNFSDLAQIAEAMNPKSKLNWLSNRTIRDLNISKVLENLLPFLKDRNDIPADVKNVSNPVLTSIVESVRVYLDNLTQAPDYIAEFFVTDLKIQSSEAAGFMKDGDGPKVVREFYGMLKNSDPKTDEDYKNLMSKVGETTGQKGKTLYMPIRATTTGKSAGLELPILFPLLGKEKLLQRIEKTAGEAGISLSS from the coding sequence ATGAATCAAAGCAAAGAAGTTCGCACACGATTTGCTCCGTCCCCGAGCGGATTTTTACACGTAGGCGGAGCAAGAACCGCACTTTTCAATTATCTATACGCGAAGTCCCAGGGTGGAAAATTCATTCTAAGAATCGAAGACACGGATCAAAACAGATCCACGGAAGATTCTTTCAAAATCATATTAGAATCTTTGAAATGGTTGGGAGTCGATTGGGACGAGGGTCCAGAGGCCGGTGGAGAATTCGGTCCTTACATTCAAAGTCAACGTCTCGGAATTTATAAAGAATACACCGAAAAACTTCTGAAGGAAAAAAAGGCTTATCGTTGTTTCTGTACTCAAGAAGAATTGGAAGCCAAAAAGAAACAAGCCGAAGCGATGGGAGTTCCGTATGTTTACGACGGACTTCACGCGAACATGTCCGACGAAGAGGTCGAAGAGAAACTCAAACAAGGAACCCCGTATTCGGTTCGATTTAAAACTCCCGCGAAAACTTTAATCATCAACGATATCATTCAAGGGAAAGTAAAATTCGAAACCAAGTTGATCGGCGATTTTATCATCGTGAAGTCGGACGGTTTTCCTTCCTACAACTACGCGGTCGTAGTCGACGACGCGTTGATGAAGATCACACACGTCATCCGCGGTGTGGGACATCTTTCCAATACGCCGAGACAAATTTTGTTATACGAGGCGCTCGGTTACGAGGTTCCCGAGTTCGCGCACGCATCCGAAATCGTAGGGATGGACGGGAAAAAACTTTCTAAACGTGCGGGTGCGACTTCGATTCTTGCGTTCCGTGATTTGGGTTATCTTCCCGAAACGTTTCGAAATTATATGGCGCTTCTCGGATGGACTTCTTCGGACGGAAGAGAATTCTTACCCGGAGAAGAACTCGAAAGAATTTTCGACGTTCATCGTTGTTCCAAATCGCCTTCGACGTTCGACGTATTCAAAAAACCGAAAACCGAAGACGAAGTCGTGACTAACTTTTCGGATCTGGCTCAAATCGCAGAAGCAATGAATCCGAAATCCAAACTGAACTGGTTATCGAATCGAACAATCAGAGATTTGAATATATCCAAAGTATTAGAAAACCTTCTTCCTTTTCTCAAAGACAGGAACGATATTCCCGCAGACGTAAAAAATGTAAGTAACCCTGTACTTACTTCTATCGTCGAATCTGTTAGAGTATATCTGGATAACCTGACCCAGGCTCCCGATTACATCGCGGAATTCTTTGTTACCGATCTTAAGATTCAGTCGTCCGAAGCGGCAGGATTTATGAAAGACGGGGACGGACCCAAGGTGGTTCGGGAATTCTACGGAATGCTGAAGAATAGCGATCCGAAAACCGATGAGGACTATAAGAACTTAATGTCCAAAGTCGGTGAAACGACCGGCCAAAAAGGAAAAACACTCTACATGCCGATCCGGGCCACAACCACCGGAAAATCGGCCGGACTGGAGTTACCGATTCTATTTCCGCTTTTAGGGAAGGAAAAACTCCTACAGAGAATTGAAAAAACGGCCGGTGAAGCAGGAATTTCGTTGTCGTCCTGA